From Corticium candelabrum chromosome 9, ooCorCand1.1, whole genome shotgun sequence:
CCAGCGTGGACACTAGCTCATTAATcaattggttaattaattgaggtATACTGTATGGTGCATTGCCTGTTGTCTGTGTAGCACGGTTTTGCAGCATCAGTTGATGAAACTCCAATCCAGACTCTGTTTGGTCACGACTCGGAGGTAAGAggatgcacacaaacacacacacacacacacacacagacagacagacagacagacagacagacagacagacagacagacacaggcacggacacacacacacggatgcacacacacacacacacacacacacacacacacacacacacacacacacacacacacacacacacacacacacacacaacggatgcacacacacacggatgcacacacacacggatgcacacacacacggatgcacacacacacacacacacacacacacacacacacacacacacacacgcacacacacacactaggcATTCATTCATTTTGTTAAAAATTAATCTCAATTTGTCAACGTATTGAAATAGTAATCTTCAAAGGTTACTGCTGTTGCTCTGAACACAGAGCTTGACATCGCGGTGACCGGCTCGCTGAATGGAACATGTATCATCCATACAGTGCAGACCGGTCAATATGTCTGCACTCTAAACTCCCCTTTTGCTGAGACACATCAATCGTCGATAGCCCTACTCGGTATTGGAGCTTTTGGAACCATCGTAGTCTATTGTGCCGGTCAGTCAAAGAGTGGAGTTCAGGTACACAACTCTCGTTGAGAGTTCCAATATTGACGttaatgcaatcagaatttttTATATTCAGGACGGCAACAACTGCATGCTACACAAGTATAGTGTCAATGGAAAGTTACTAGCATTCGTCTCTGTTGATGCGATGTCGGACATGACAGTGAGCGGGCAGTGGCTCGTAGGCGCTCATGGCAAGAAACTGATCGTGAGGAGCTTGGAAGCgtgagttaatattaattccttTGTGGTAACAACTTTTCTGGTCaacttgtgtttgtgttcagaTTGCTGCCCGTCCACGAAGTGTCTTTGTTGGCGCCGATTCAAACACTCACAATTACCAGTAAGAATACGCATGTGCTTCTTGGTCTCAATGACGGGAAGCTTATTATCTTGGCGGTCAATCCGAATTGATGGAATGAAATTATTGATGTTAAGATTTGGACTATTCTTTCTGAAATGTGTATAATATTGTCGTGTAAATGTAAAAAGTAGATTACTTTCGTAGACTCTGTCGGTGTGAGACTGTGACTGGGTGGGATTTTTTATTGAGCCAGTCTGGCTGTGCTGTTATGAGATGTCACTCACCGTCTACAGTCTCTGCGAATTGTTTGAAGTGTCTAAGCTAAACGAGACATTCAGAACCAATGATGAAACGAAGCGGTCACATGATGTGACAACTACCTTCTGAGATTAATATCTTTAACTGTTTATTGGAAGGTTTTTTCAACATCATTGATATATTGGACACATTTGAGGATTACTGACTTGATATCAAATAGTAATACTAAAAGTTTCCAGTGTGCTAATATCGATGTATTTTGAGGTGGTAGTTATGGCAGGTATCCACACATGCATTATAATACGTATTGCCATAACTACCACTTCTGAAAACTTTAGTatactaattgatatcaaataatatatattgtTGTGTAAATGTAAAAATGTATTAGTTTCATAGACTCTGTGACTGTCTGGGTGGGATTTTTGATTGAGCCAGTCTGGCTATGCTGTTGTGAGATGTCACTCACGGTCCACAGTCTCTGCACATCATTTGGAACGTCTAAGCCAGTTAGAAACGGTCACATGATCTGTGACATCGTTGACCATTTATTAGCAGGTTTCTCTAACATCATCGATATATATCCAACACATTTGACGATTAGTgacttgatatcaattagtaaTACTAAAGTTTTCAGTATGTGCTAATATCGATGTATTTTTGTGGCAGGTATCCACACGTAGACTGACTTATTGGTACACGACATTTACGCTTATTATAGTCTAGGGCTTGACATGGACATCATCTAGACTCGTGCCCTTAAGCCAACAGCATGTCTGAAACCACATGGTCCTATAAAcgtcacacgtgacagctagtgCAGGTGATGTAGTAATCAAATAGCAATTCCTTCTTTCTCACTGCTGATAGTATCGTAGTAGTCACAACAGTCAGGTACATACAGTAATGGAGTGTATTCAAACCATGTAATACCAAGTTAGCCAACTGGTtgctacatgtacagtactactACACCatgtgcgctagctgtcacgtgtgcaTAGGACCACGTGGTTTTACATGTGTTATAGTTGGCCTAGCACCACATAGCCCCATGCACACGTGAGAGATAAAGCAGGTGGTGTGGCAAGGACTTGGCACTGACTCTAATGCCAAGTGTGTGAAACAGGTCTAGGCAACGGCCACACATGGAGTACACATATACACTGTTGACGACTGCTggaatatttattatttattattcaacAAAACGTGCACACATATATAATCACAGCAAATTAATGTATGTCCCCCCGAGGAATAGTTAACACAAGACGATCGCTGTTTCCCAATACCCAACATGATCATAGCGGTGCCCTGAAATGATATGTTAGTAAATCTGTAAATCCCTTCTTAGAAGACGGCCGAGCATGCGTAAACGTGTTCTGTTTCTCTCTATGTGCTATTGTGTCACCACCCGGACGTCATGAACGggttctgttgctgttgttgaggGTATCCCATTGCCATGCCTTGCATTGGAGCCATAGGGGCGGCCATATATGATTGAGGCTGCTGAGGAGGGAGGGTCGTAGCGGCGAGTGCCGGTCGGCTGCTATCGGGAATAAGAGGGGCGGGTAGAAGAGGAGCGTTCACGCCGCCTGTCGTGTAGCCGGTGTTGGTCGCTTTTAATTCGTTGAGCGACTTCGCTTTCGGTTTCTGTACTTGAGTGAAGGGGTTGGCGGGCTGTGACGATGGACGGTGTGCGAGCGACGTCCCGAACACGGACGGTGGAATGACCGTGGCGCCGACTGGTTCGTTGAGGAATGGATTCGCTCCGGGCATCGCGACCGATTTCTGCGGGCCGGTGCCTAAGAGCGAGTCGACGTTAACGAGACCGGAATGATCGCCAAGAAACGAGCTCGGCTTGTCATGGTCTTGCGGGTGAGACATCGAGTTGTTCATTGTGGCCATCGGCGGTGGCAAAGTCTGCTGCATCTGTGACATATTGAATGCATCGACCACCGGCTTAGGCTGAGAGCTGCCATTTGTGGCCGACGATAGAGAAGCAAGCAGGTCGAAGTCATCGGGCGACTGAACTCGTTCGGCCGGCATTTGCTCTGGTGACATCATCGGTCCCGCACCAAACGGTGTATCCATCGATTCCCATTTTTTCGTATTTCCGACACTCGGTTGAGTCACCCATGGATTCTGCTGCTTTGGTTGGCCACCGACACTCCACGGATCGTTGCTGACGAAATCATTCTCGAAGCCTGGATTGTGCGGTAGTCCTTGTGTTGAAAGCTTCAACAGCGTTGAATTATGTTCGTGGTTGGCTTCTTGTCGGCTGGTCGTGATGGCCGCCTGTATGCGCTGCTCCTCGCTGATGCGTAACTCCGAGTCATGTTCCGCCTGCTGCTTGCTCAACGCGAGAGCCAATCTTAACTGCATGTCCTCCTCGACGGCGTCGGATGGACGTGCCTGCTCGATGACCGACGACGACGCGGCGGCCGCCGGCGGCGCCGTCAATTGTGGCGGCGCCGCCGGAAACTGCGGCTCCGCCATTTGGATGTCTGGCGAAATTTGCGACGGCGGAACGTCCAACGACATCGTCCCCGTCGTCGCCGTGCTGTTCTTCTTCGCCCGTCCGAACTGCGCGTGGATCGTCTGGCTGCTCACCGCCTGATTGGCCTGCGCGAATCGCTCCCTCGCCTTCATCGCCTTCTCACGCTCAAGCCTGAGACGGTCGTCGTCCTTCAGTAGGGCGACAAGCTGCTTGGACTTCTCACGCACGTTGACACCCTGGTCTTTGCCGTCCTTGTCGACGAACTGGAAGTCCTTGAGCGTCTGAACGGTGAAGACGTGCTCGCGGCATTGCTGATAGACTCTCTCACTACCCGTTTTGATCAGATAGTCGAGAACGACAAGCGCCTTGTACACGTGTCGCCAATTCTTGCCGTGGTCGTTGAGTCGTCTCCATATCATGCCCATCACCTGCCCGAATTCCATCACGTTGTACGTCGAGTCGGCAATCTCGGCCATCAGAGACGACGAGGGGCCCCACGGGTCGTTCGACGTCGCCTCGCGCACTTTCACTTCCGCGTCAGTGTAGTTGTTCACGACGTTCTTCAGCTGGCGACGGATTGGCATGTTGACGAGCTACaccgcgcgcacacacgctaAATGATAGGGCACAGGCACTTGGGGGTAGCGAGAGATTTTCGTGTTTGCATATGTGGTGACGTCACCGGCGCGAGCGGAAGTCGGCCGACCGGTAGTGTGGATTTCTACAGGTTACTAGACGACGTAGACGGGAAGTTTGAATAGTTTGGGTGCAAAATGCGTCATTGCGTCGTTGGGACTCCCGACGAGGTTCTCGGGGTCGGCGATCGCGCAACTGCTTGTGAcatgactgactgactgatttGCGTTgtaactcattagcatagtgTGGATACTTGAGGTATGTAGTAGTGGCCGGATTTTGGCAGGACGTCAGGGTGTGACTTGAGTGAGATATTTTACGTATGTGTAATCCTAATTGCTCATTAACATCCTACCATTCAAGTTACACTCTGCTACATCAATGACGGCTGCACTAAATGTGACATTATGCTACTCCTCCATATCCGCTAGAGAAGAAAGCTGTACAATGTTAGACAAATATTGTTCATTCATGGAATCCAGCAGACCATGCGTTGTTCAGCACTTGAGATTTGCTGACTTTGCTGACTTTGAATGCAGACACAGGACACAAAATTCACATACAATGTTGTCTGGCCAATTCAATAACAGACAAGACAACCAAACTGATaactgaaagaagaaatttgtgcaggAGAAAACTTCtgctttttctagaaacatcactacttgtgcggaattaatttgtgtgGCACTAAAGCTATGCGCAATAAGATCATGCACAAGGGAAAATTAGATGTGGAATTTTTGTGCGATGGACTTGTGATCGCACAAAATCGCACAAATTTTTCTCCTGCActaatttcttctttcagggtaacTGAAAGATGCACTCGTGCTAGTACCACTATCTCTGTATCCCTCGACCCAAACAGAGGCACTGAATATAGAGGAGCAACTCTGTGGAATTCATTACGGGTAGTTTCCGATCTAGAGAGTCATTTTCGAATTTTAGTATCATC
This genomic window contains:
- the LOC134184226 gene encoding epsin-2-like, with product MPIRRQLKNVVNNYTDAEVKVREATSNDPWGPSSSLMAEIADSTYNVMEFGQVMGMIWRRLNDHGKNWRHVYKALVVLDYLIKTGSERVYQQCREHVFTVQTLKDFQFVDKDGKDQGVNVREKSKQLVALLKDDDRLRLEREKAMKARERFAQANQAVSSQTIHAQFGRAKKNSTATTGTMSLDVPPSQISPDIQMAEPQFPAAPPQLTAPPAAAASSSVIEQARPSDAVEEDMQLRLALALSKQQAEHDSELRISEEQRIQAAITTSRQEANHEHNSTLLKLSTQGLPHNPGFENDFVSNDPWSVGGQPKQQNPWVTQPSVGNTKKWESMDTPFGAGPMMSPEQMPAERVQSPDDFDLLASLSSATNGSSQPKPVVDAFNMSQMQQTLPPPMATMNNSMSHPQDHDKPSSFLGDHSGLVNVDSLLGTGPQKSVAMPGANPFLNEPVGATVIPPSVFGTSLAHRPSSQPANPFTQVQKPKAKSLNELKATNTGYTTGGVNAPLLPAPLIPDSSRPALAATTLPPQQPQSYMAAPMAPMQGMAMGYPQQQQQNPFMTSGW